GCTCCAATGGGGAAGCACGCAGGATAGAATAACCATATGTGGTTGTTGCACCAGACCTTTAATCTTGCTGCCGTAAGGAGTGTTCTTGGATGGACGTCGTATACACCCATGTTTGCGGGCTTGACGTTCACAAAAAGAATATCGTCGCCTGCATCATCACCCCCAAAGGTAAAGAAGTCCGTACGTTTAGCACCATGATTCTACATAATGCCGATGCAGGTAGATAGACTTTTTGTTTGTTTATCTGGGGTATTTTTTCACTTTAGAATTCGGTTACATTTTTTATGAATAGGCTCAGCCTTAAACATATTTATCGGAGGAAAAAGTGTGTGTTAAGGAGGTTCCATGATAGCAGCTATTAAATCAATTTTGCAAAAAATAGATGAAATTAGAGAGAAAAAAATAACGCTACCTCCCCAGCAAAATGCTATATTCTTCAATCCTACGCTCAATGCTGATGAAATTTCTTTATTTGAGGAACAATTGAATGTTAAACTCCCTGATGACTTCAAATGTTTTTTATCCGAAATAGGGAATGGAGGGTTTGGTCCTGGCTATGGACTCATTCCGCTTGGCACGGAAACAATCATAGACCCGAGGATACCCGTAGGAAATCCGGACATCTTTGATACTGAAAAAGATTTCGCGTATGTATCGGCTTGGAACTATGAGCCGTTAAGACACGCAATAGAGAATGGCTCTTCGGATAAAGATAAATTGATGGAATATTACTTTTCGGTCGAACGGATAACTGGCGCTATCCGGGTTTGCGATTGGGGCGGAGGTGGTCTGAGCCTACTCGTTGTAAAAGGTCGTGAATATGGGAAAGTATGGAGTGATTACAGAGGAGATTTTGGCGGTATATTTCCTGAGACACTCTCAGACGAAGATCTTGGTCATCTGTCCTTTTTGCAATGGTATGAGGCATGGTTGGACGAAATCGTTTTGGAAGTATCGTTGGAAAAGCGTCGTTTCTGGTAGTTCACCTCTATTTGGGGAGGTCTGCTATACTTGGGGGTCATTTCTACTGCGTGTGGCTTTTTGTTGTGGAATCGAGGCTTGCAAAAGCTTAACGCTTCCAGTGGCGGATTATTTTTCTTTTTCCAGCCGATAGTTGGTGCTTTTTTAGGTTGGTTATTACTAGACGAACAGATTGGTTTGTCTTTTTGGATGGGTACAGCATTAATTTTTTTTTTGGGTGCTATTAGTCATTCGCGACGATAAAACCCAGAAAGAAACCAAAAAGGTGTTAGCTGAAAAGGAATGCTGACATAAACAGCGACAGTCTAGGATTTTATTCTATGGTCCTAGATTGCCGCTGTTGTTCTTTGGACGGATTAGTCTAAAACTAAATTCGACTGAGGTTGCCAATATATGAGCTTCAAAAACATTATGGGATTAACAACATCAGCCTAAGACTAAATTTTAGCTGTACACTCGTTATCAACCAAAAAGAGAATTAAACACAAAATGCTATCATGTAAATGACAGCCAATCCTTAGAGGGTTGGCTGTTTGCTATGGAGGAGCCTCTATTTATTCTTTCAACTCGTCAAGAAAGCTTCTTACAGCCTGATAATATCCATCAGGGTCAGTAGAATGAATATCATGCCCGCACTCAGCAAAACTTGCAAGCCTTGTGTTTGGCCTTTGGGTAACCATGCGCTCGGCTTGACTTTCATCCAGTACAAAGCTTTTTTTGCCATGAATCAGCAAGATCGGGCAAGAAGACGCCAGCCATTCGTTCCACCATTCCCCGTTAATGTGTCGTTGAGAGATAGGCATGCCTTTTAAATCAGAACGGAATCCCCAGCCTTGTTCATCCTCAAATACGCTTTCCGAAAAATAATCGACTGCCCGAACCCCGGCTTCTTCGAGGGATTTCCTAAGATCGTGTAAAGAAGGGGAGCGATGTGGGAGTTTTTCTGCAAAGGATAAGTCGGCCTTAATTTCTACGCCGATATCTTCCACGATGACTGCGTTCACAAGCTCGGGATAACGGGCAGCAAATTGATAAGCGTTGACGCCTCCTAAAGAATGCCCGACGATCGTAACAGGAGCTCCATCCAACACGGTCTGAACAAAGGCGAGAATGTCGTTGAGATAGCCTTCACGTGAATAATCCGTATCTGGGGCATGCTCGCTCCAACCGTGACCTCGTTGATCCAATCCAATCACGCGCCAATCTGTGAATCTGGAAGCAAACGCTGAAAAAGTTCGTGAATCATTCATATGACCATGCAGCAGGAGCAAAACTCTTTGACTGCCCCCGCCAAAATCGAGGTAAGATAGTTTTACGTTACCTGATTGGAAAAATTTCCTTGTTATCGTCCTGTTTTCTTGTGGCTGAAGCATATAGTAATTCCTCCTTATTTATCATAAGCGTCATGTCCAACTCGACTTCTCCTACACAATAACAGATAATAGTGACAGGAATTGTCATAATAAAAGCATTTGGAGAGTTATGCCATGCCAAAATCAAAAAGACTGCTGGAAATGATGATGACTGTCAACCGGAAGCGCAAGTTTACTGTGAGTGAGCTTGCTAACGAATTTGGCGTTTCAGGGCGAACCATACTCCGGGACCTGCAAGAGCTGAGTGAGTTAGGCGTGCCTTTGTACTCTGAGGTGGGACCGCATGGCGGATATCATGTTTTGAAGGAAAGGATTTTGCCTCCTATTGCATTCTCCGAGGAGGAAGCGGTCGCAATCTTTTTCGCGATCCATGCACTTCGACACCATACCTCTCTGCCATTTGAGACAGAATCCTCCTCGGCGCTGAACAAATTTTATCAGTTCATGCCGCCGGATATTCGCGATCGCATAGATCAGATGAAACGACGTGTTGATTTCGTAACACCGAAGCGGCAAGCAAGCTCCCCACATTTATCGGCGTTACTGGATGCCGCCATCCAACAAAAAGTATTCCTTATCACTTATGAAACACGCGGACAACAATCCAAGCGGGAGATGCAGCCGATTGGAATTTATACAAAAAACGGTTTATGGTACTGCCCGGCATATTGTTATCAACATCAAGATATTCGTGTGTTTCGTTGTGACCGTATCCATTCGGCCGAACAATCGGCATCGAAGCCATTGGATCTTCGAGACATTCACCTGGAAAATCGGCGGATCAAAACAGTGGAGGATCAGGACACGGTCCACTTAATTGCGGAGCTGACGATTGAAGGTGTGCAGGCTTGTGAGGCTGAACTTTGGCTTGCATCCATGCTGCATGTGCGGCAGGATGGAAGTGGTTGGTTGGAAGGAAATGTAGCGCGAAGTGACATCTTGTTTTTTTCAAAGTTCTTGATTGGGTTGGGGAAAGAAGTGACTGTACAGCATTCACCAGAAATAGTGGACGGCATAAAAACGCATTTGGCAGAACTGATGAACATTTATTCGCAATGAGGAGGTAGCCAAGGGGATACATAGCAATAACGGAAAGGGAGTTGTCTAATAGAAGCAGAGGAGAAGAAGTCGGATGGAATGGGCATACGTCAGCAAGACAAAGGATCTTGAGATCGTGCGAGCAGCAGTAGATCAATTAGATATTAACGAACGGGATCAACGCGGGCGAACACCGCTGATGCTTTTTATCACAAACCGAATGCCGCCAGAAGCAATTCAGATGCTATTGGATAAAGGCGCAGAGCTGGAAGCGGAAGATAAGCTGGGCGATACCGCGTTGAAAAAAGCCGTCAAATTCAAGCAGGTCGATGCCGTAAAACGACTGCTGCAACAGGGAGCCGAGCTTGACTCTAAGCATGGCATTTTGGCTACTGCTTGGAATGTGGCTAGGAACGACAAAGCGATTGCAGACCTGCTGCTCGAAACGAAAGGCGCAGTACGTCTAATACTGTCTTCTGAGGAAGAGGAAACGGTGGACGATATTTTATATGAGGAATCTGAGCACAAGCGGTGCAAGAAAATCAGTCTGCTTGATTCATCTGTTCTCCTTCATGCTGTAGTGAATGGCTACAACTGGGATGACGGACCGGAGGCGATGATTGCGGCTTTTGAGAATCCTGCCTGTGCAACGATCACTCTTTTGGATATGTATGAATGGATGGATGCCGACTACTGGCTGGAAATGGACGAGGAGGAAATCGCGGAATCGGAGGAACGAAAACGCTGGAGAATGCTCGCCATCCAATTAAAAGAGAAACTTGCAGATAAATAAGATAGGGGTTGATCATCATGTGTCGATATGGGATGTATGGTCCGTATAAACAAATATACGCCTGTTTCCCTTGCCGAAAAGTGTTCAAGCAAACCTCCAAGTATGAGATGACGGAGGAAGAATGGAACAAGATCAAGCATAGCTGTCCGCAATGTGGTGAGGGAATGAAGGAGATGGGGCATGATTTCAAGGCTCCGAAGCAAACGGATGTGAAGCAGTGGAAAAAGGTTGAAATCCTCTATCAGCATGGGTTTACCTATCATTCTTGTGGCTGTGGTGGTCCAGGCTACCGGCCAGCCCAATTACATGAAGTGAACGAATTTCTTGAAAGGAACAAGCGATTCAAAACAGAGGGAGAGAAATTGCTGAACAGACTCACTGTAAGAATGTAAAACGAGCAGGGGGCGGGGGATCGTGGCAACATTCTTTTTGATCATGATTTACTTGTCGTTTGTCAGCTTGGGCCTTCCCGATTCATTACTGGGGGCAGCTTGGCCGGTCATGCAAGCAGAATATGGGGCGGCATTTGGTATGGCTGGTGTGATTAACATTGTGATTGCGTCTGGAACGATCGTATCTAGCTTGATGAGCGGTGCATTATTAAAACGATTGGGAACAGGACGGATCACGCTGATCAGTTGTTTGATGACGGCAGCAGCCTTGCTCGGATTTTCTTTTGCCCCTTCGATTTTATGGTTGATGGTATTGGCATTGCCGATGGGACTCGGTGCCGGCTCTGTGGATGCTGCCTTGAATCATTATGTCGCCACGCATTATCAAGCGCATCATATGAGCTGGCTGCATTGTTTCTGGGGTGTGGGTGCTACACTTGGCCCTATTATCATGTCTGGATTTATGCGCGATTATGGTTTATGGCGGAATGGATACTTGACTGTTTCGCTCATACAATTTGCGTTAGTCGTGCTTCTAGCGTTTACGCTTCCTTTGTGGAAACGGATGGAAAACATACAGAATCATGCTGCCAAAGAGCCACATGTTCAGCAGTCTCATGGGCTGAGCGAGCAACCTTTACGGATAAAAGGCGTCAAGCTGACTTTGCTAACCTTTCTGTTCTACTGTGGGGCTGAAGCATCTGTAGGATTATGGGGGAGTAGCTTTTTGGTAAATGTAAAAGAGCTACCTGCGGCTGCGGCAGCGGTGTGGGTAGCCATGTATTACGGTGGCATTACTGTGGGGCGATTTATCACGGGCTTTGTTACCTTCAAAGTGAGCAACCGCGTCCTGATTCGCAGTGGACTTCTCATATCATTCGCTGGGGCAGCGCTGTTGATGTTGCCATTAC
This genomic stretch from Brevibacillus brevis harbors:
- a CDS encoding SMI1/KNR4 family protein, which encodes MIAAIKSILQKIDEIREKKITLPPQQNAIFFNPTLNADEISLFEEQLNVKLPDDFKCFLSEIGNGGFGPGYGLIPLGTETIIDPRIPVGNPDIFDTEKDFAYVSAWNYEPLRHAIENGSSDKDKLMEYYFSVERITGAIRVCDWGGGGLSLLVVKGREYGKVWSDYRGDFGGIFPETLSDEDLGHLSFLQWYEAWLDEIVLEVSLEKRRFW
- a CDS encoding alpha/beta fold hydrolase; this encodes MLQPQENRTITRKFFQSGNVKLSYLDFGGGSQRVLLLLHGHMNDSRTFSAFASRFTDWRVIGLDQRGHGWSEHAPDTDYSREGYLNDILAFVQTVLDGAPVTIVGHSLGGVNAYQFAARYPELVNAVIVEDIGVEIKADLSFAEKLPHRSPSLHDLRKSLEEAGVRAVDYFSESVFEDEQGWGFRSDLKGMPISQRHINGEWWNEWLASSCPILLIHGKKSFVLDESQAERMVTQRPNTRLASFAECGHDIHSTDPDGYYQAVRSFLDELKE
- a CDS encoding MFS transporter, whose translation is MATFFLIMIYLSFVSLGLPDSLLGAAWPVMQAEYGAAFGMAGVINIVIASGTIVSSLMSGALLKRLGTGRITLISCLMTAAALLGFSFAPSILWLMVLALPMGLGAGSVDAALNHYVATHYQAHHMSWLHCFWGVGATLGPIIMSGFMRDYGLWRNGYLTVSLIQFALVVLLAFTLPLWKRMENIQNHAAKEPHVQQSHGLSEQPLRIKGVKLTLLTFLFYCGAEASVGLWGSSFLVNVKELPAAAAAVWVAMYYGGITVGRFITGFVTFKVSNRVLIRSGLLISFAGAALLMLPLPIFCSVIGFLLLGLGFAPIYPCMLHDTPERFGKEQTQKLMGYQMAVAYTGATFLPPLLGWLAAQTTVSILPFFIAFYIAFMLYGSERVNRIMKQRTVQSETI
- a CDS encoding helix-turn-helix transcriptional regulator, which gives rise to MPKSKRLLEMMMTVNRKRKFTVSELANEFGVSGRTILRDLQELSELGVPLYSEVGPHGGYHVLKERILPPIAFSEEEAVAIFFAIHALRHHTSLPFETESSSALNKFYQFMPPDIRDRIDQMKRRVDFVTPKRQASSPHLSALLDAAIQQKVFLITYETRGQQSKREMQPIGIYTKNGLWYCPAYCYQHQDIRVFRCDRIHSAEQSASKPLDLRDIHLENRRIKTVEDQDTVHLIAELTIEGVQACEAELWLASMLHVRQDGSGWLEGNVARSDILFFSKFLIGLGKEVTVQHSPEIVDGIKTHLAELMNIYSQ
- a CDS encoding DUF4274 domain-containing protein, encoding MEWAYVSKTKDLEIVRAAVDQLDINERDQRGRTPLMLFITNRMPPEAIQMLLDKGAELEAEDKLGDTALKKAVKFKQVDAVKRLLQQGAELDSKHGILATAWNVARNDKAIADLLLETKGAVRLILSSEEEETVDDILYEESEHKRCKKISLLDSSVLLHAVVNGYNWDDGPEAMIAAFENPACATITLLDMYEWMDADYWLEMDEEEIAESEERKRWRMLAIQLKEKLADK